Proteins encoded in a region of the Candidatus Zixiibacteriota bacterium genome:
- the nrdR gene encoding transcriptional regulator NrdR, with protein MNCPFCGHDEDRVVDSRSVREGRGVRRRRECLGCKERYTTYEYIEKVELMVVKNDGRQEPYDRGKLIEGIRVACKKRPIGAKKIEAMVDEVEKRIYGLSRGEVASQQIGEHVMDLLRETDEVAYVRFASVYRKFQDKSQFFEELKQMLE; from the coding sequence ATGAATTGTCCGTTCTGCGGACACGATGAAGATCGGGTGGTCGATTCGCGCTCGGTCAGAGAGGGGCGCGGCGTACGCCGCCGCCGTGAATGCCTCGGCTGCAAAGAGCGTTACACCACCTACGAGTACATCGAAAAGGTCGAGTTGATGGTGGTCAAAAACGACGGCCGCCAGGAACCCTACGACCGCGGCAAGTTGATCGAGGGAATCCGCGTCGCCTGCAAGAAACGGCCGATCGGGGCCAAAAAGATCGAAGCAATGGTCGACGAGGTCGAAAAGCGCATCTATGGCCTGTCACGGGGCGAAGTCGCGTCGCAACAGATCGGCGAGCACGTGATGGACCTGCTGCGCGAGACCGACGAAGTGGCCTACGTGCGCTTTGCCTCGGTCTACCGCAAGTTTCAGGACAAGTCACAGTTCTTCGAAGAACTCAAGCAAATGCTCGAATAA
- the tatC gene encoding twin-arginine translocase subunit TatC has product MTADPGEMSFLAHLEELRWRLIKSIASVLIVSIVAYFFSDRLLEWLTSPISEVYFMGPTEAFSVRIKISLFAGLIVSVPIILYQAWRFVAPGLYAHEVWIAIPLVLSATVFFLGGAAFCYLVVLPVGMKFLMGFGTEKLRPLIAVDRYISFVTWMMLAFGAVFELPIASFILGRIGLISSSALRRGRRYALVTILVVAAFITPSPDAFSQLMLAGPLYLLYEVSILIVRLTGVRG; this is encoded by the coding sequence ATGACTGCCGATCCCGGGGAAATGAGCTTTCTGGCGCACTTGGAAGAATTGCGCTGGCGTCTGATCAAATCGATCGCCAGCGTCCTCATCGTCTCCATTGTCGCATATTTCTTCTCTGACCGACTTCTGGAATGGCTGACCAGCCCGATTTCCGAAGTCTATTTCATGGGTCCGACCGAAGCGTTCTCGGTACGGATCAAGATTTCGCTCTTTGCCGGGCTGATCGTCAGCGTACCCATCATCCTGTACCAGGCTTGGCGGTTCGTTGCTCCGGGCCTGTACGCCCATGAGGTCTGGATTGCCATTCCTCTCGTTTTGAGCGCGACAGTGTTCTTTCTCGGCGGTGCGGCGTTTTGCTACCTCGTGGTTTTGCCCGTGGGTATGAAGTTTTTGATGGGATTCGGCACCGAGAAACTGCGACCGCTGATCGCCGTCGATCGCTATATCAGCTTTGTCACCTGGATGATGCTGGCTTTCGGCGCGGTCTTCGAACTCCCCATCGCCTCGTTTATACTGGGCCGAATTGGTCTGATTTCCAGTTCCGCCCTCCGTCGTGGGCGCCGGTATGCGCTTGTCACGATCCTCGTTGTCGCGGCCTTCATCACCCCGTCCCCGGACGCTTTCTCCCAGTTGATGTTAGCAGGCCCGCTTTATCTGTTATATGAAGTCTCCATATTGATTGTCCGCCTGACCGGTGTGCGCGGCTGA
- a CDS encoding cold-shock protein, with amino-acid sequence MPEGTVKWFNDSKGFGFITQEGVGKDIFVHYTAVQGDGFKTLREGDRVSFEIVEGPKGLQATNVVATSRAES; translated from the coding sequence TTGCCAGAAGGGACCGTGAAATGGTTTAACGACTCCAAGGGGTTTGGATTCATCACGCAGGAAGGCGTCGGCAAAGACATCTTTGTTCACTACACCGCCGTCCAGGGCGATGGATTCAAGACGCTCCGCGAGGGTGACCGCGTCAGCTTCGAAATTGTCGAGGGACCCAAGGGCCTGCAGGCGACCAATGTCGTCGCGACCTCACGCGCGGAGAGTTAG
- the lon gene encoding endopeptidase La, with protein MSEPVPVIPIQSEVPFPLAVVSLNFRTPYALQVLAQIRERPTPFWAVWTTTEYDRERLKNLLPSVGIACRVLSSRELGPGRWRVDVEGLSRARLVRVEDSATAVTALIEAVVETVADPQVAAEKIRVCHDLLLALVEQGGQYPIELVRVAELARDQADRYSDLLAASVHFPQDDKWRLAQMPDPIARLDLLAELLRVEVAGADRKHDLDRRAGAAVEKRQRVEFLRAQFEAVRKELEVLDAGATELDQLADQIGRAGLPAPVARRVRSELERLRVISTASAEYSEIRNYIDWLINIPWTATAHERTDINEVLRVLDEEVYGQRRAKERICEYIAVRLQTGQTTPNVLCLVGPAGVGKTLLARGIARALRRPLISLNVGLLRSEGVLKGNRRTFPGAMPGRLLRQLRAVGVTNPACILEDIDRLGSDNGNTDIAAVLMEGMDPGVNHDFWDYYLEFPYDLSRVLYICTATDAETIPEMLAERMEMVELPGYLMEDKAEITFKYLWPRQLGLHGLPESEFTLTVAAVQKVIREYTLEAGLSELKKALEVICRHLAAERAGGQRGFVRIGAQQVEKLLGTPVYIPEKAEAKPEIGVAMGVAWTQTGGDIMLIEALKMRGSGNVISTGSLGEVMRESIQAAHSWVRSRADWLGIRHDDFGNYDIHVHFPSGAIPKDGPSAGITITVVIASVMSERAVRNDFAMTGEVSLRGKVLPVGGIKEKVAAAHRVGIHRMIVPRQNIKDLQDVPRRISKEMEYVPVETVDEVFTHVLLNFDPAKASLEKLLRMELVRRQSSGRKGARTKNKSTVKSRGRIKTQVGKRRERR; from the coding sequence TTGTCTGAACCCGTCCCGGTGATTCCCATCCAAAGCGAGGTCCCCTTTCCTTTGGCGGTCGTCTCGCTGAACTTTCGCACCCCGTATGCGCTTCAAGTCCTCGCGCAGATTCGGGAGCGTCCGACCCCGTTTTGGGCCGTCTGGACCACGACCGAATACGACCGGGAGCGATTGAAGAACTTGCTGCCCTCGGTGGGCATTGCCTGCCGGGTGCTGTCCTCACGCGAATTGGGGCCGGGGCGTTGGCGTGTCGACGTTGAAGGGCTCTCACGGGCACGCTTGGTCCGTGTCGAGGATTCGGCAACGGCAGTCACAGCGCTGATCGAAGCGGTCGTCGAGACCGTTGCCGATCCCCAGGTTGCGGCTGAGAAGATTCGAGTCTGCCACGACTTGCTGCTGGCGCTGGTGGAGCAGGGGGGCCAATACCCGATTGAGCTGGTCCGAGTCGCTGAACTGGCCCGTGATCAGGCAGACCGCTACTCGGATTTGTTGGCTGCCTCGGTTCACTTTCCCCAGGATGACAAGTGGCGTCTGGCCCAAATGCCCGACCCGATCGCCCGTCTCGATCTGTTGGCTGAGTTGTTGCGGGTCGAAGTTGCCGGTGCCGACCGCAAGCACGACCTGGATCGGCGCGCCGGGGCGGCGGTCGAAAAGCGGCAGCGTGTGGAGTTCCTCCGCGCCCAATTCGAAGCGGTCCGCAAAGAATTGGAGGTACTGGATGCCGGCGCAACCGAACTCGATCAGTTGGCCGATCAGATCGGACGTGCCGGCTTGCCGGCACCGGTGGCGCGTCGTGTCCGAAGCGAGCTGGAACGTCTGCGCGTCATCTCCACCGCGTCGGCGGAATACTCGGAGATTCGCAACTACATCGACTGGCTGATCAACATTCCCTGGACCGCCACGGCCCACGAGCGGACCGACATCAACGAGGTTCTTCGTGTATTGGACGAGGAAGTCTACGGCCAACGGCGGGCCAAGGAACGCATCTGCGAGTACATCGCCGTGCGACTGCAAACCGGGCAAACGACGCCCAATGTGCTCTGCCTCGTGGGTCCGGCGGGGGTCGGCAAGACCCTTCTGGCGCGCGGGATCGCCCGGGCCCTGCGTCGGCCGCTGATCTCCCTCAATGTTGGCCTGCTCCGATCAGAGGGGGTTCTGAAGGGAAACCGTCGCACCTTCCCCGGCGCAATGCCCGGACGGCTGCTTCGGCAGTTACGGGCGGTCGGGGTAACCAACCCGGCCTGTATTCTCGAAGACATTGACCGACTCGGCTCCGATAACGGCAACACCGACATTGCCGCTGTCCTAATGGAGGGAATGGACCCGGGCGTGAATCACGACTTTTGGGACTACTACCTCGAGTTTCCCTACGATCTGTCGCGCGTGCTCTACATCTGCACCGCCACCGATGCCGAGACAATTCCGGAGATGCTTGCCGAACGCATGGAGATGGTCGAGTTGCCGGGCTACCTGATGGAAGACAAGGCGGAGATCACATTTAAGTATCTCTGGCCGCGCCAGCTCGGTCTGCACGGACTTCCCGAGAGCGAATTCACATTGACGGTCGCCGCTGTCCAAAAGGTCATTCGCGAGTACACGCTGGAAGCCGGACTGAGCGAACTGAAGAAGGCATTGGAAGTGATCTGCCGGCACTTGGCGGCCGAGCGGGCCGGAGGGCAGCGTGGGTTCGTTCGCATCGGCGCCCAGCAGGTGGAAAAGTTGCTCGGTACTCCCGTTTACATCCCCGAAAAGGCCGAGGCGAAGCCGGAGATCGGTGTGGCCATGGGTGTTGCCTGGACTCAGACGGGCGGCGATATCATGCTCATTGAAGCCCTCAAAATGCGCGGCTCCGGCAATGTGATCTCGACCGGCTCCCTGGGGGAGGTCATGCGCGAGTCGATCCAGGCGGCTCACTCCTGGGTCCGGTCGCGGGCCGACTGGCTGGGAATCCGGCACGACGACTTCGGCAACTATGACATCCATGTGCACTTTCCATCGGGTGCCATCCCGAAGGATGGCCCCTCGGCCGGCATCACGATTACGGTCGTTATCGCGTCGGTCATGTCCGAGCGGGCGGTCCGTAATGACTTTGCCATGACCGGCGAGGTGTCATTGCGGGGAAAGGTCCTGCCCGTCGGGGGTATCAAGGAAAAGGTCGCCGCGGCCCATCGTGTCGGGATTCACAGAATGATCGTGCCCCGGCAGAATATCAAGGACCTGCAGGATGTCCCGCGACGCATCTCCAAGGAGATGGAATACGTCCCGGTGGAGACCGTCGATGAAGTCTTCACTCATGTGTTGCTGAACTTCGATCCGGCCAAGGCGAGTCTGGAGAAGCTGCTGCGCATGGAGCTGGTCCGACGGCAGTCGTCCGGGCGCAAGGG